GGGCAAACGCCCGCAGGTCGCCGACAATCCGCGCCGCTCGCCGCGCCCCCTCCCGGCAATCGTCGAGCACACCGCCGAGCTCCGCTACCGTCTCGGCGACGCGCCACTCGGCCCGCACCGCCGCCAGCGCGGCCCGACTCGCCGGATCGGCAGCGGCCGCCTCGTCCGCCATCAGGGCACCGTGCAGACGCCCGACCGCCTCCCGCAGATGGGCGATGTTGGCGACCACAAAGGCGAGCGGGTTGTTGAGTTCGTGCGCCACGCCCGCAACGAGTTGGCCGATACTGCGCATCTTCTCCGACTGCACGAGCTGCGCTTCGGTACGGGCCAATTGAGCGTACGAATCCCGCAACGCCGAGTGCGCCACGGTCAGCGACGCCAGAGCCGCCGCCAGCGAGCGGTTCTTCGCGGCCAGATCCTCTTCGCTACGCCGCAACCGCGCCGCGACGTACCCACCGAGATAGACCAGCAGCCCGAGACAGTAGAGTAGATAGGCGCCCCACACGGCCTCGTACCCCGGGGCGCGAAACGGCACCCCGCCGAGCGCCAATGCACCGCTCCAGTCGCTGCCTGCACCGCTCGCCAGCAAAGCCGCGCCAACACCCCAGATCGACATCCCGAAAGCGGCGCTCGCCGCCGCCGGCCAGGTCCCGACCAGCATCGCCGTGGCCAGGACCTGGACCACGTACATGGTGACGAACGGGCTGCGGGTCCCGCCCGTGGCCAGCACCACCGTCGTGATCAACACCTGATCGAGCGGCACCGCCACGGCGGTCACCACCCCGACTCCCCACCCGCGCCGCACACTCCAGCCGTTCAGCCCGTTCATCAAGGCGCCGATCAGCGCGACCACAACGCACAGCCGCAACGGCACCGCCGCCCCCACCGCCCCCGCCCCCACCGCCAGCCCAAGGCACCCGCCAATGACTAACCAACGAACCCGCACTGCCCAGCGCAGACGTTCTCTGTCCGACAACATCTGCCGTACCGTGGCGCGCCACATCCCCGCCTCCTCGTCTCGATCCCTCCACCCCGCGCGCAGGCAAAGCCTCACGCCCCGCGCTTTCTTGACAAGAAAATAGGTGCATACTACGTTCCACGCGATCCAGTTCCCAAGATGCCTCGCCGTAAGCGCCGTCCTCGTTGAAGTAACTGCGGAGAACGTACGTCGAAGCCGCAGGAGCTCACCCGATGACAAACGCCATCAAGACCACCGTTCTTCTGGTCCTGCTCACCGTCCTCATCGTGTGGATCGGCGGGCTGGTTGGCGGCCGTCAGGGCATGATGATCGCATTCCTCTTTGCCGTCGCGATGAACTTCGGCAGCTACTGGTTCTCGGACAAGATCGTCCTCGCCGCGTACCGCGCTCGAGAAGTCAGTGAGCGCGACGCCCCCGAGTTGTATCGAATCGTACACAACCTGAGTACGCGCGCCGGCATGCCAATGCCGCGGCTTTACGTAATCCCCGGCGACGCAGCCAACGCGTTTGCCACCGGACGCAACCAGCAGCACGCCGCCGTCGCCGTGACCGAGGGCATCACGCGCCTGATGAGCCGGGACGAACTCGAGGGTGTCCTTGCCCACGAGATCAGCCATGTGCGCAACCGCGACATCCTGATCAGTTCGGTCGCCGCCACCCTTGCCGGCGTCGTCATGATGCTGGCGAACATGGCGCAGTGGGGAGCCATATTCGGAGGCGCGTCGCGCGACGACCGCGAAGGTGGTGGCGGCGGCGGACTCGGCCTGATCGTGGTGGCATTGCTCGCCCCGCTGGCCGCAACCCTGATCCAACTGGCAATCTCCCGCTCGCGCGAATACCAGGCCGACGCCAGCGGCGCCGCCCTGCTGAACAACGGCGAACCCCTGGCACGGGCACTCGAGAAGCTCGGTGCCGCCTCACAACGCGTGCCGCTCAACGCCAGTCCGCAAACCGCTCACATGTTCATCGTAAACCCGCTTGCCGGTCGCTCGATGGCCGGCCTCTTCATGACCCATCCACCGCTCGAAGA
This Candidatus Binatia bacterium DNA region includes the following protein-coding sequences:
- a CDS encoding HAMP domain-containing histidine kinase, which encodes MWRATVRQMLSDRERLRWAVRVRWLVIGGCLGLAVGAGAVGAAVPLRLCVVVALIGALMNGLNGWSVRRGWGVGVVTAVAVPLDQVLITTVVLATGGTRSPFVTMYVVQVLATAMLVGTWPAAASAAFGMSIWGVGAALLASGAGSDWSGALALGGVPFRAPGYEAVWGAYLLYCLGLLVYLGGYVAARLRRSEEDLAAKNRSLAAALASLTVAHSALRDSYAQLARTEAQLVQSEKMRSIGQLVAGVAHELNNPLAFVVANIAHLREAVGRLHGALMADEAAAADPASRAALAAVRAEWRVAETVAELGGVLDDCREGARRAARIVGDLRAFARSDERTALRAADLHRGLDSTVALLAHRWVGHITVHRAYGTIPLVACRPDQINQVFMNLLVNAADAIGDGPGNVWISTRLVPAADGERTRVAVAVRDDGPGMPDATRARVFEPFFTTKPVGRGTGLGLSVSYGIARRHGGTITVEAAPGAGATFTLYVPVAGPDAQRAAQPTGVAV
- the htpX gene encoding zinc metalloprotease HtpX — encoded protein: MTNAIKTTVLLVLLTVLIVWIGGLVGGRQGMMIAFLFAVAMNFGSYWFSDKIVLAAYRAREVSERDAPELYRIVHNLSTRAGMPMPRLYVIPGDAANAFATGRNQQHAAVAVTEGITRLMSRDELEGVLAHEISHVRNRDILISSVAATLAGVVMMLANMAQWGAIFGGASRDDREGGGGGGLGLIVVALLAPLAATLIQLAISRSREYQADASGAALLNNGEPLARALEKLGAASQRVPLNASPQTAHMFIVNPLAGRSMAGLFMTHPPLEERIARLRSMRF